The DNA sequence TTCTTGAAAAACTAAAAGAGGCCGGTTTAGGTAGTCTCCCCGGCGGTGGTGCGGAAGTTTTTGCACCAAGGGTAAGAAGAATTATTGCTCCAACAAAAATAGGCTGGAAAAAATACCTTGAAGTCCATAAAATTGCCCACAGACTCGGTCTTCATTCAACAACAACTATGCTTTATGGTCATGTGGAAACAGTAGAGGAAAGAGTTGACCATATGCTCAAGATAAGAGAAGCTCAGGATGAAACTGGCGGATTTACATGTTTCATTCCGCTGGCATATCAACCTGAAAACAATGAACTAAATATAACAGACCACACCCATGGTGTTGATGACCTGAAGACTATAGCCGTTTCCAGACTTATATTGGATAATGTTCCGCATATAAAGGCATACTGGGTAATGATAGGAGAAAAGATTGCACAGGTTGCTCTTAATTTTGGTGCAGACGATATGGATGGAACGGTTATGGAAGAAAAAATTGCCCATTTTGCAGGGGCAAAATCCCCAACTCAGCAACAAAAAGAAAAGCTTATCAGACTAATTAAAGAAGCCGGAAAAATACCTGTTGAAAGGGACACACTTTATAATCATGTAAAGGTTTACAGTTAGTTAAATATTTAAAATTTTGTATTTTTAACCGGATTTCTAATTTTTAAGCAATTTCAAAAACTAAACGGAGTGTTATGGACAAAAAATTTCCTGTTGAGAAAAGAACACCTTTTCAATACTTTCTTGCTTTTGTAGTTTTATTACTTGTTGCGCTGATATTTATTATTGCACTTGTTGCTATTCCTTATCTGGTATTCATCTTGCTGGAAATTCTGTTTAAAACCCTCCAGTTTGGTATAGTTTTTATTGTGGTTTTCTGGGTTGTTGTTGTTTTAATCCTATGGATATTAAAGCTTTTAGAGGTTATGACAAGGAATGGATAGACCTGTAGGAGTAGAAACAGACAAGGATGTTGTTATTATTGGAGATATTCACGGCTGTCTGATTGAGTTTCAGGAAATGGTCTCCAAAATTCATAGCAGATATGGTGAAGATACCATCATCGTATCAGTAGGGGACACAGTTGATAGGGGAGATTATAACGTTGAAACCCTTGAATACTGCTTTGAACTCCAGAAAACAGGCAGATTTATAGAAATTCAAAGTAATCACAATCTTAAGCTGTATAGATGGTTTAAAGGACGGAAAGTCAACATTAGCTCAGGAATGAAAAAGACCGTTGACCAGATTTTAAATATGCCTGAAGAAAAGAAGAAAAAGTTCAAAGAAAAGTATATCCGTTATTATGAAAGCCTTCCTCTGTATCTAATTATAAATGGTAGTGTTGTTGTAGCCCATGCAGGAATAAAAGATGAGATGATTGGAAAAGCAAACAAAAAAATAAAGGATTTTGTTATATTTGGGGAAACAACAGGCAGATATACAGAAGAAGGTTTTCCAGAAAGGATAGACTGGACAAAAAACAGAAAGGTTGATAAATACTCTCCAATCATCGTTTATGGTCATGTGGTTTTTGAAAAACCTTATATAAATAATAAAGCCTATGGTATTGATACCGGCTGTGTTCTCGGTAATATGCTGACTGGGTATAATCCGTTTAGGGATGAGTTCTTATTTGTCCAGGCAAAGAAGCAGTATTTTTCATTTGATTAGTTAGGATTCATTAATATGTGATTTATCATACTTTCTTAAATTTCCAAATCTCACCTTTAGTCATATATCCAAATTAAAGGATTTAATTATGAAAATCGCTAATCCTTACGGTCAATTTGTTTCTATTTCGGACAAAGAAAAAGATGTTTTTCTCCTGATAATAAGGCTCTATTGGGGCTGGTTGTTTTTCAGGGCAGGATTATGGAAATTCGTTAATTATCCGCAGGCTTCAGGATTTTTTGAGCATTTAGGCCTTCCATTTCCGGAATACTTTGTGATTTTTATAGCTTCTGTTGAGTTATTAGGAGGAATACTGCTGTTTTTTGGCCTGTTCTCACGGGTAGTTGCCCTTATTCTCACATTCAACATGATAGGTGCATTAATAGTAGGCCATCGGGAGATGCTGTTTTCTGTTTTTTCAAATCCGGAAGATTTTTACACTGCACCACCTTTAACTTTTTTAATTGTTTCAATGGTTGTTTTGTTTTTTGGTGCCGGAAAATTTTCTCTGGATTATCTAATCAGCAAAAAATTAAGTTATTCATTCTAAATAAAAGGAGGCTGTTATGAAAAAATTAGCAGTTATATCAACAGTTATAGGATTTAGTGCAGCAGGAGTTGTATCTGATGCTTTATCCTTTGAAACAGGTAAAGTTTCGGAAAGCAGGAATGTTCTTATTTCTTCATCTGAAGAGATGAAATGCGGTAAAAAGATGAAGGAGATGAAGGAGAAAATGGAAAAATGCAGAAAAATGATGAAAGAGGCATCCTGCGGTTCAAAAATGAAGGAATGCAAAACACTTCTTAAGAAAAAAGAAGGTAAATGTGGTTCTATGATGAAAACAAAGCAAAAAGCCAAAGAAATGGCTTGTGGACAATGTGGGTCTAAAAAATGATTTCAGGAACAGGGCTGGGTTTAAGGCTTCCTTTTATAGAAGAAATCTATGACCACAGTGAAAAACCGGAATGGTTTGAGATAGCTCCGGAAAACTGGATAAAAAAAGGTGGATATCTCCGTAAACTTTTTGAAAATTTAAGACAGGATTTTGATTTTGTGGCTCATGGGTTGTCCCTTTCAATAGGGAGCCCTGACCCTGTTAATTTTGATTTTCTAAAGGAATTAAAAGATTTTCTGGATTATTATCAGATAGAAATTTATTCTGAGCATATGAGTTTTTCTATATATAATGGAAAAAACAGCTATGAGCTATTGCCTATCCCTTATACCGAAGATGTAGCTCAGTTTATCTCAGACAAAATAAATCAGGTTCAGGATTTTTTACAGAGACCATTTATTTTTGAAAATGCTTCAACATATGTGCGATTTCCTATTGGAATGGATGAGCTGGATTTTTTTGAGATGGTGATAGAGAAAACAGATTCAAAAATGCTCCTTGATATAAACAATATTTTTGTAAATTCTGTTAACCATAATTTTGACCCCTATGAATATATAGAGCAGATTAAACCGGAGTGGGTAGCCTATTATCATATAGCCGGACATGAGAGGATAGATGATTCTCTTATTATTGATACACATGGAGCAGATATAATTGAAGAAGTTTATAAATTGATGGATTTTACGCTTAAAAAAATTGGCAGCAGACCTGTTTTACTGGAAAGGGATAATAATATTCCACCTTATGATATTTTACTTAAAGAGTATCAAAATCTGAAAGGCAGGGTGAATGCCATTGAAAAAAGAAACAATCAGAATTTACAACAGC is a window from the Persephonella sp. genome containing:
- a CDS encoding metallophosphoesterase, with translation MDRPVGVETDKDVVIIGDIHGCLIEFQEMVSKIHSRYGEDTIIVSVGDTVDRGDYNVETLEYCFELQKTGRFIEIQSNHNLKLYRWFKGRKVNISSGMKKTVDQILNMPEEKKKKFKEKYIRYYESLPLYLIINGSVVVAHAGIKDEMIGKANKKIKDFVIFGETTGRYTEEGFPERIDWTKNRKVDKYSPIIVYGHVVFEKPYINNKAYGIDTGCVLGNMLTGYNPFRDEFLFVQAKKQYFSFD
- a CDS encoding DUF692 domain-containing protein: MISGTGLGLRLPFIEEIYDHSEKPEWFEIAPENWIKKGGYLRKLFENLRQDFDFVAHGLSLSIGSPDPVNFDFLKELKDFLDYYQIEIYSEHMSFSIYNGKNSYELLPIPYTEDVAQFISDKINQVQDFLQRPFIFENASTYVRFPIGMDELDFFEMVIEKTDSKMLLDINNIFVNSVNHNFDPYEYIEQIKPEWVAYYHIAGHERIDDSLIIDTHGADIIEEVYKLMDFTLKKIGSRPVLLERDNNIPPYDILLKEYQNLKGRVNAIEKRNNQNLQQLF
- the mqnE gene encoding aminofutalosine synthase MqnE produces the protein MRITDIDRALSLATDKELFPIIDKVLSDKRLSFEDGVKLFKTNDLLTLGVLANYKTEKLNGKYAYFVINRQINPTNICALDCSFCAFATMDKNDPKAYEMSYEEILSKAKYAVENGASEVHIVGGLHPDWSFDVYLNMVSLLKKNFPQLHIKAFTAVEIDYFSRISGLSYEEVLEKLKEAGLGSLPGGGAEVFAPRVRRIIAPTKIGWKKYLEVHKIAHRLGLHSTTTMLYGHVETVEERVDHMLKIREAQDETGGFTCFIPLAYQPENNELNITDHTHGVDDLKTIAVSRLILDNVPHIKAYWVMIGEKIAQVALNFGADDMDGTVMEEKIAHFAGAKSPTQQQKEKLIRLIKEAGKIPVERDTLYNHVKVYS
- a CDS encoding DoxX family protein; the protein is MKIANPYGQFVSISDKEKDVFLLIIRLYWGWLFFRAGLWKFVNYPQASGFFEHLGLPFPEYFVIFIASVELLGGILLFFGLFSRVVALILTFNMIGALIVGHREMLFSVFSNPEDFYTAPPLTFLIVSMVVLFFGAGKFSLDYLISKKLSYSF